DNA from Triticum aestivum cultivar Chinese Spring chromosome 7D, IWGSC CS RefSeq v2.1, whole genome shotgun sequence:
ATTTGAAAATCTTTCCAACCAAGGTAGCTTGCAAAAGTACTTAATTAGTACGTTCATTTTTCTAAACATATGTGTTTACCACTGCATTAAGTATAACGCATTCATGCATGATCACTAAATGACCacgaacttctacatgcattgctTAGATTTTTGTTGATCCTTGCATGGAGTGATTTAATGCACATTGAATATCTGAATATGTGATTTAAGTAGTagaattgaaaaaaaaatcatgaccACAATTTTCCATTTCTGCACAATATCATGATCATATTTTTCCATTTGAcccaagaaaaaaaagaacaaagtATTTAACTCGAACTTGAAAAATGGGACACCTATACCTGTTCTCGCTACAAATTTTCTGGCTTAGTTTTTAGAAATCAGATgttggaaataaaaaataaataaaaaatatattaataTTAAATTATTTTGAGACTAAGAGCCGATTTTTGATGTCAGATTAGGCTCTCTGCTTCTTTACTTTCAAACGAAGGATCTAAAATTTCTTTCGTGCTAGTACAATCAAAAGATCTGTTTAACAACAGACAGTATGTATAGTAATCGACAAGTACGCCTGTAGAGGTGAGAGCTAGCGCCAGGCTAGCTCAGATCACGATGCACCCATCCATACGTGCATATGGAAGTGCATTCCGAATGCCCAATAGTGTGCCTGGGCGGCAGATTACAGATTGATCGATCGGTCAGCGTCAAAAAGTACTACTACATTTTGCACCAAGTCGACCCATTATGCATGGCGATGATCAAAGATTGCAGTTAGTGTGATTCATTATCTAAAAAATGGGAAACGTGCGGATTTGTGAAAGAAAGAGGGGCAAAATAAACTATTTTGTTTATCACATTTTGCACCATTGGTTCATCTATGGGTCAAGGTTTGCTTGCCCTTAGAATAGTCAATGCTTATGTAAATGTCCCTAATTTATTCTATTATATCTAAAAATGTCATATGTCTACACTAAATCAGGACGTCACTTATGTAGAGGATTATTCCTTGCTGTTGAACTGCTTACGCAGAGAACTTGTGCAACTAGTGATGGATCTGTACGTGGGCACCACAGCCGCTGGGATCTTCCCGGCCTTCCTCTCCGGCAACGCAGTTACCTTTCCTCCTACCACTCACCCCAGTAGCAGTCATGTCCCGTGCTTGGTCCAGAGACGCTGTTCTGACAATGGAATTTTACCCATGGTGAGCCATGTCGAATTACCCACTGAAACACAACCATACATTAGCATAATAGATAGTAagctagtagtactccctccgttccaaattactaaACCACGActagtaatttggaacggagggagtacatatcaaCTCACTATTTCAATTTACGGTAGTTTGAACAACATATATTACAAACAGGTAGTACTTATTATTTCAGTTAAGTGGTACGCCTAGTACTCTGCTACTAGCACACATGGTTAGAACTTACTGTTAAAGGCCACAACCCCATTGAAGGTCCTGCTTATTCGTTAAACTCTTAGCTCGGCTCATAATGAATAGAGACAATCATTTCAGCTCGTTAAACTTAACAAGCTCAATGAACGAGCTAACGAGTTTCATGAGCAACACATTAAGCTCATTAGGACATCACAACACATTCTTATCATAAGTGGCAACATTTTCGTGGCACCTCAACCCATCAATTAGCGTGTCTCCTCTTGTGGTCGCCATATTACTTCATAAAAATCACAATCACACTCTCATCACGTAGGCCGTAACACCTTGTAGTCTATTAACGACTGCTCACGGGggctcacgagcttaacgagcttcaaatGAACATAGCAGATTTTTTTTTTTGCTTCATAAGCGTAACGAGCTGAGCCTTAACGAACCGAACAGCTCATTAATCCGCCCACGAGTTCTCAAAACAATTATATCAAATTGGAGCCAGTAACCAATCCCAAGATGGAAAAATTGGACTTTCTCGGCCTAGAAACGGATAAGAAAGAAAAAATGAGGTAAAAATAATTCATAATTTCAGTATCTTTAGTATCTAAGTATAAATACTAGAGGTAACATGCACGTCATTTATTCTGATGCAACTCACAGTATGTCTTAGAACACATGCATGTACATATATAGCAACTAGAATTCGGTGATTACTTGTACTCTCCTACTCGGAGAGTGACATTGTTCCCGTGTTTATATCTACAGAAAATGAACATATATAAACATTAGCCCTCTCTTTTTTGGCGAGCTATAAACATTAGCACTCGTGGTACTCTCCAACTCTAGGGCGGGGGGATGTTCATATATCAAGTCTCAAGCTAGGTCACCCTCCTTGAGAAGCCTGGCTTTGCGCTCTTCTGACAACATGCGTGCGAAATAGATCAACTCCTCCTCGTTGGTGCCCCTATTTTTAGAGTCAGGCTCGTTCTTGCCGGTTTCGACGTTCACCTTgcacacctgcctcttcagcaacGACTTGCCAATGTCAACGAGCCTGTTGAGGTTCTCCGACGTGGACACATCGACAAAGGCTGTTTCACCATTGAGCCCATCGTCATGGATCCGGAGGTAGCGCTTCTCGCAGTGAAGTGCCTGGAAAAGCACAGAGGCATGGATGTCGACAAGGTCAGTGCTACCCCTGTTGTAGAGCCACCCGAGGACGCCCCACTTGCTGCACTGGGCGATGTCAAACTTCTCCTCGATCTTAGCCGCTCCAGTGCCCAATGAAAGGATCATGAACTTGCCGTAGTCCGCCGGCTTGATAGGAAAGAAGTCAGGGTTTCCCATCAAGATCTGCTTGCTCACGTCGGTCATTGCCAACAACGTCTGTGCGCATGCCATTTTCAAATATTAGACCGAGAACAATACTTTGATACCACAACACATAATCATGTCACATAGGTTAGCGGTTGTAGATTAGGGATGCAAGTAGGGTGGGTTGACGGACACTATACAAACATAGTGCTAATTATCGATAAGTGATGATCTAATTGATGAGTTTTAACAGAACACAGTATTTATAAGCCTAATTAATAGAGGTTGTCAGCAAAGTCTCATCAAGCCTCAATCACATTCATTGTCAGTTCGAGTTGACATGCATGCACAACTCACCGGATTGTTTGACGCGACTCCTCCGTCAATGAGGTTGAAGGCTCGTGGCTTACCGTCCTCATCCTTCGTTTCGAAATGGTGGCCGGGGAGGTAGGTCGGTGCAGCAGACGTGCCGATGCAGACATCTGATAGAAGAGCGTTCTTGGAGACATCCTTCATGGCCTGTACATTTTAATTCGGTAATTAGCTATGcacagagagagatagagtgatacACGGACGTAGCCCCATAGGTTTATGTTCATCACATACATCGTAAGTTGAGAAGATTGTAGGCTGCAGGAGCTTTATGTCGAAGGTGGGGATCACAATGTTTGAAAGCGTCTGATCGACTCGCGTGTCCCCGAGCAGCTCCTTGACGACCGAGCGGAGGTGATCACCATCGTACTTGGGTCCGGTCATGCTCTTGAACAATCCGAAAGGCCCTTTGCTACAAACATAATTGATATCAGTTAAGATACTATAAGCTCTCTTGATTTGGAGCATCCAGGTGCCTCGTGGTTTGTGGGGGACACTGCAACCGCCCGCAAGGTTGTGTGTTGTTGCTTCCtgtttgttttattattattattattattattattaatcttAATCTTTATTGATTTATTTTTgtgaaatttttaaaaaatatgattttttaatTCAATAATAaattaaattcatgaatatttctaaattcatgaacattattaATGTTTGTGGATATTTTTTAAATTTGTAAatattttttcaaatccatgaatattttatAAATATCCAAATATTATTTAGAATTCAGGGTTTTTTAATTTGGAACATTTAGAAAAAAATACTAGTAACGTATTAAGCTCTCTAGATTTGGAGCCCCCGGTGCATCGGGGGCCATGGGAGTGGGATAGCTGGCCCCACCCATAACGGTAAGTGTCGTTGGTTGATGGCTCATGTTTGTTTATCCCTTTATTATTACTTTTTCTTTTCCTTGTTTtagtttttcatatttgaattcatAGACATTTATTAAAATATGTGACCACTTTAAGAAATTGTAAACATTTTCATAAATCCAAGAAATAAATAAATTTATTAATACTTTAAAGGTTCATGAACATTTCCGCAGCTTGTATTTTTTAATATGTGACCTCTATTTGACATTTGTCAATATATTTTTCAAATCtatgaaaatattaaaaatatctGAGCACCTTGTACAATTCATGTTTTTTTATCTGAAACATTTCTAAAAATCATGTTTTTTTTATATGAAACATTTCTAAAAATCCAAGATTTAAAAAAAATCCGTGAACATCTTTAAATTTAACGAGTTTTTTCAAATACAAAATGATGGCAAGCTTATTGTACAATAGCAGTTGAGCGAGAGGGAAAAAATGCTAAGCAAGCAAGTTGAGCAGGGAGCCAAGCTGAGCGGGCGGGAGCTTCGTGGGCCGGCACAATGGTCTGACACACGATCACAGCAAGATCGAAATGTGTATGGACACCACAACCACACACGAAACAACTCTACTCTCTTCTCAGAAAAGAAAAGTCTCTAGCAGCACCCCCATCGTGATATACGAATGAAAAAACACCACCATAACATAATTAAAACCCAGGACAACATAGataaaaccaaaacaaaacaatccACTGCAATAACCTGCTAGACCCCTAAATAAAGAATAGCGCGACGAAGCGCTTATTATCCTCTAGTATCATTCATGTGTATGATgctgatattattattattattattattattattattattattattattattattattattattattattattattattagtggGTTATGCGGATTATATAGTACACGGACTCACTCGCAGTTGCATGCATACATCTTAGTTATGCGTGTATATTATAAATCAATAAAATATCATGTATAGAAAAATATAGACTTGCTGACCTGACCGGAGGGAAGATATTTGGGCAGTGTTCCATGTAGAAGTCATTGATGTCCTTGGCGGCGAAGAGCGGACGGCCGTCGGCGTTGGGCGCGGTGAGCATGGCCGTCACCAACCCTCCGGTGCTCGTCCCGGCCATCACGTCGAAGTAGTCTGAGATCCTCGCGTCCGGTCCATCAAACTCCTGTATGGATGGACATCACACACGTGACAGACCCAGCAACAGTAGACGCAAGCAGCAGCATGATGGAGGTCAGAGAACTGAGTTACCTGGAGCTTTTCTTCGAGGAAAGCTAGGATAGTCCCGGGGATGATGCCGcggacgccgccgccgtcgatgCTCAGCACGGTGACGATGCTCCCATAcgccggcggcggcgacttgggagTGGCGAGCGACGGCACGCGGCCGCTGAGCGCCCGCCTCGCCGGGTTCTGAAGGGTCAGGGGCCCGTTGCTCTGCTCCGGCCGTCGCATCCTCACTCAGATCGATCACTACTAGCTAAAGCTAGACTGACGATCGATCGGTGTAGTTAGTTGAGTTGGTCGATGCATATAGTATGTGCTAACATATTTATACTCTCGCGCGGATGCAGGGATAGTGATCTAAAACGGCTTACATTTATTTACAGCGGGAGTTTATTCCATCCTGGGTCTCTCGCTAGCTAGCTAGGAAAAGTCAAAAGTGTAGTTAggtgttagagcatctacaataaAACATAGCAAATTCAGGCGCTCAAACGTCCGACACTGATTGGGCACGCCTCATATTTTTGTTTTCACACTTGCGTTCCTCATATTCGAAACCTCAAAACCATGCAACGCTatgtaaaacatgatcaacacgcGGTTCATCGAATCAACATTTCATCGCCAGAAATCACCATTTCCTCGCCGTCCTCTTCCCTTCTGGTAGCCGGCGCGGTTGTGCCCCTCCTCCAAGTTGGCGTCGGCATGCGGAGGTGCGTCGTCgttggagctggaggtggagccgtCCATCGGGTCGGAGTCGGAGATGTACATTTTGCCCGACAGCCTGCGAAGCAGGCAGTTATGCTCCTTCGCATGGCAGGCCGCCTTCGCCTTCGCCGCCACGTCCTTGTTTGCCTTGCACTCCGACAACTCGATGGCGAGTCAGAGCGCCTTGCATTCTTGCATCAAAGGCGTCGCGCATCCGTCTCCACTTTCGTGAAGGGCGCCCTCCTCGACATCGTCGAGCTCCGCTTCACGGAGCAGGCTCGATCAGTCGTTGTCGGGGCCGGATTTCACACCGGAGGCTACGCTGCTTTGGTCACCGGCCATCGAATGGGTTCAAAGCGGATCAGAAGTGGAGTGATGGAGAGGGGACTGAAATGGAGTTTGGATTGACTGCGGTCTAGGATTTTCCGAATGATAATATTTATGGGTCACGCGTGTGGCAGGCTGGGCAAAGCCGACGTGGCGGAAACGCCCGTACCGTTTTATATCCGCCTCACATTTGGTCTGTATATGAGAGGCGTCAGATAGCCCGAACGTTTGAGGATGATTTAAAGCGTTCGTCGAGGTTGGTTTTTCACAACTGAACACTGATTAGGTTGTTCGTGCGGACGTTTGCGAACTGTTTGAGGTGCCCGGCCGGCTGTAGACGCTCTAGCCTAGCCGATTACTAAGCCGAGCCCGCGGGGGTGGGCGGGGCCCATGCATCCATCGACCTCAGCCCGTCATGGTCGATGCCTCGGAGGAAGGAATATATGTATGTACGTGCGCACCGTCCACGCTCTTTCTGTACCAACTGGATCCAGTAGCGCGCGTGCAGGTGTTTCGGCCGTTTAACTTATGTTATCCGCTGATGCTCCCATGGACACGTAGTACGTATCCATCACATGGTACGTAGGTGTAGTTTTTTTTGCCAGGTACGTACATGTACCGAGAGTGTTTTTTTTCTAACACTGTATAATGCAGAGGCTCACGTAGACGCATATACAATTACCCTTATGAACACAGACACACACATCCTGCTCCTACTAGCCGACACAATattttgagattgacgaagtctcACAGACCATTTCGTAGTCGAATGTAACGTCTCTTCTCACTGAACGAACATCGtcggaaaattcaaaaaaaattcaaaaaaatgcgaGGGTACCTCATACGTGTAGTTAACTCATCTGTTTCCTTTCCCATGACCTAATTATGTCACTAGTTAACATGAGGGTGACTAGGTGAGGATGGAAGATGATGTTCTCGGTGAAAGACTTGCTGGTCAGGATTAGTCTATGGTAAGTAAAAATATCATCAGAAAAAGTTTAAGACCTGCCCCCTTGTGTGtaaagaaaacatatcatcagaaAAAGTTTGTTGATGGTTcctgtttgttttttcttttagttattctggttttttcttctctttctttttataaTTTTGGCGCACTTTAATTCATGAATATCTATTAAAGTTCGTTAATATTTAGAAAAAATGTTATTTTTTTGTAAAATTCAAGAAATAAATAAATTCATGAATAGTTTTAAAGTTCATGGATTTTTTCAAAATTTGTAAAAAATAAATTTGCGAACTTTATTCGAAATTTTGAATATTTATTCAAATTCATGATTATTTATAACCATGTTTTctaatttttgaacattttttaaagtccAATATTTTTTAATATCCAATATTTTTCAAAAAGTTGAAATAATAGCTGGAATTTTACAAAATAGCGGTTGAGAAAGCGACAAAAGAAAAAATCTAAACCCACGAGTGGAGCAGGGAGCCAAGATGAGCGAGCGGGAGCTTCATGGGTTGGCCCATGTGAACATTATAACAGCAATTCcacggttttcagcaaggaataGGAGCTCCCAAATGGCACACACAACGACCACCGGTTGACACCGAGATCGAAATGTGTAATAACACCACAACCATGCGCTGAACAACCCTACTCTCCTCTTAGCACACATATTGTCTCTAGCAGCACCCCATCATGATATACGAATGTACAAAACATCATCAAAGCATAATTAAATCCGAAGAGAACTTAGATAAGAACAAAATGAAGCAACCAACTGTAATAACCTGCTAGAGGAAAAAAGACAATCCCACTAATGTATTATACACTATAAAAATACTTGAACGAAacacacaaaaaaaacaaaatcatgtaTCTCTAGCACATGTATTATTCATCATAGAAATACTTGAATTTGTcctttttgtgtagctcacatcGTGTGTAGTTTTCTTTCAGAATTAGTTTGGACTTAAAATGTTGATTTCTGTTTTTCTTCTCGAAAAATTTCAGACTCCATGGAGCCTTAGCTCGGCAAGCTTTGGGAAAGGAGTCATGTGGCCGGACGTGAGCCTCAGGAAGAGGACGACGTGCATCGTCGTCAGCGAGGACAAGAACAAGGAGTCGGCACCAGCATCTTATTCCTCGGAGTTTGGATCAGTGCCAAGTGCGTTTTGATGCAATTCTTGGTAATATTTTGCACTTAAAACTTGTGCACACAAAGAATCTGGGTTCTGAACTAGTCGCTAACAATGCTTTGCTAACGTAGCAAGATTAAACCTGTGTAGGTCCATAAATCTCAATCCCCCTTTCTTCTTTGGAATGCACAACATAGAAAGATTTGATTTCTTTTCTATTACAACAATCACCATCACAGTGGAGAGtgaaaaatggaaaataagagGATTTTCTCGAGCTGTTTGAACTAAAAGCCAAGCCCAAACATAAAACAAGAGGATTTTATGGCCCGGTCTAATAAGCTATCCGGTCCAGCCCAGCCCAAATTAAGCACGTCCACATTTCTCACTCTCACTCGCTCCGTTTACGAGCGGAAGCAGAGGAGGatccaaagaagaagaaaaaacgagTGGAAGCAGAGTGTGGGGGGAACAATGGCCGTCGCCGGAGGAGATCGCCGCGGCCTCCGCCGCGTCGACACCGTCACCGTCGCCAACGCTTCTCCTTCCGATTCCCTCGAGGTACGTGCGCTCCCTAGGACTATCCGGCCACCTTCTCTCCTGCCGCCCCCAAGCACCCTGGAGCGGACAATCTGACGCAGGAACCCTAGAACCAATTGAGATGCTCTTTCTTGTTCTGTAGGAGGAACTTCAGTTTATTTCTGTTGAACTGAAAGCCAAGGGGTTGAGCCGTATAGTCAAATAAACAATGCCATTTTTATTGTATCTCTAGGAATTTCATTGTGTTATTATTAAGTGGGAGAAGGAAGTAATATTTTGTTCTTCCTCCTGGAGTAATTTCTTACATAGACAGCAGGAACCAATTAACCAAGTAACTGGGTAATGATAAATTTATACATTACTCATGCTCTTAGCAATTTATCTTAGTCACTCATTGTTTTTAAATAACCGGTTCATTCTTCTAATCTTTCTTATTCTCCATTTACTGCAGAGAAGCAGCAACCTGTCTACGGTCCCTGCCGTCTCCAAGCTCCAAGGCTGGGCAGAACTCCCGGATGCCCTGCTTCACTCCATTGTTGATCTGTTGGGATCCTTCACTGACTTTCTTTCCTTCGCTTCCACCTGACACCCTTGGCGTGCTGCCTTCTCCTCGGGTCTGATCAGTGGCGGTGCCAGAAGTTCAAGTATGTGATGTCAATTTTGAACTTGTGATGTCAAATACATGTGTATTTACAAATTTTCTACCATCTTCTGCATAATTTTTACTTGTAGTTAAGAGTTTCACCAAAATGTTGTGTGGTCAAGTGACCACACTGCTTGAACGTGGCTTTGCCACTGGGTCTGATAGTTGATAGTCCTGACCAGCAAGCTCTGAAACTTTGATATGGGGGATGATGCTGGCACTCCTCAGATTTGGTTGGAGTATAATAATGGATTTGTTCTCGGTTTCTAGCCTCTTTGTTCAGCATGTCTGATAATGTTGTTCATCTTTAAGCCAGCTCTACCAGCTTCTTACGAAAAATTACCTCTTCAAGCAGAAAGCAGAGACTTTTGCAGCTTGGATTGGACAGGGGATGTTCATAGTGGAAGGAGCACTTAAGCTTTCGCAGCTAGTTTCATCCTCTAGTTTTGCACCTTGTAAGAGATCTTCATGGTGGCAACTCAAGCTTCTGCAGTTTGTTATGTCTTCTGTTTAGCTCTGCTGTTTAGGGCAAATTTTCCTGAAGTTATATATATACTACGGCCTTGTGATTTATCAGGCATGGGCAAGGGATTCTTCGTCGGTTCTTGTAACATGAGTGGCCTTAGATGCATGGCTTGATTCCAGGTTGCAATTGCATCAAAATGACTGTTGACTGAAATGAAAAGAGCACCTGGTTTGTTGTATGGTTGCTGTCCCTCAACAGAGCTTCAAAGTTGCATCTGTCATCTGGATTGATTTTATATTATGAGAATTTGCTGCAGAAGATTCAGTGGATTGGAAATTGTTTAATTTCCAAGTTCGTTCTAAGCAGAAACCATGGGAGCAGAGCAGATCGACGAATCACTAAGTGTGAGTTTCTGTTCCTCAGTAACTTGTGTCTTCTAATTTGTTGCCAAGCAAGGTGCAATATTATGTTAGCATAGAATGCTCAAATGTACGCTCCCTTAATTGCTGTAGGATGTACAATGAATTTTCAGTGGTACCATGAAAGATGTAAGTTACACTTGGTGTCTAGATGATAGAGGACCGTACGAggtatgaccccccccccccccccccccttctttttTTGTAAAAAAACACACAGAAAGGTTCCTGCTTTCTTTGGCTTATCTCTGTTGTCCCAATAGGCAGGAGTTACAGTTATTagtaaatttgagttgaatactctaccctcgaaaattgttgcgatccccaatacttatgggttatcatcaTACAGCGAGGACCTAATTGGTTAACTCTTCGTGTACATGGTGACTTGACAAAGCGAGGCGTGAGAGGAGGTTTCCGCTTTAATGCAGCGGGTTGAGAGGGGAGATACTATCTCACAACGAGACCAACTCTCATGGTTGAGCCGTTTTGATGAGAAGCTACGCATGATTTACTATTACATGTAGACGATCTTCGGATGTTTCAGTTCCTCGTCCAGCACATGTCCGCCATGTCCCTCTCTGCAGTGttcagaaccacgaccctctgtgcaCCGTCCAGAACCATGACCCTCTGTGCACCGTTTAGAACCACGTTCTTCACAACCAGGGACCTCTTCCTGGCGTCAGCCACCTCCTTCACAACCAGGGAGCTCTTACTAGCAGCATCAAATGGAACTAGGTAACACTACTTTGTACATTCTTTTAAACGTTCTAGGTTCACAAATCAATTTTATATGTTTTACTTTACCACAGTCGACAACCAGTCGCAACTGTTCATGCATTCAGTGCAGTCACCGATGCTTAGTGGTGCTGCTTTGTTCTTAGAGGGCGACGGCGACGCCGACGACCAAGCTGCAAACACTTATGACTTATCGCAGACAGTGCTTCACACTCCACGACCTCCACTGACGCAGGAAACACAGACAGTGACACGCGAGGTTATCTA
Protein-coding regions in this window:
- the LOC123163918 gene encoding patatin-like protein 2, which produces MRRPEQSNGPLTLQNPARRALSGRVPSLATPKSPPPAYGSIVTVLSIDGGGVRGIIPGTILAFLEEKLQEFDGPDARISDYFDVMAGTSTGGLVTAMLTAPNADGRPLFAAKDINDFYMEHCPNIFPPVSKGPFGLFKSMTGPKYDGDHLRSVVKELLGDTRVDQTLSNIVIPTFDQAMKDVSKNALLSDVCIGTSAAPTYLPGHHFETKDEDGKPRAFNLIDGGVASNNPTLLAMTDVSKQILMGNPDFFPIKPADYGKFMILSLGTGAAKIEEKFDIAQCSKWGVLGWLYNRGSTDLVDIHASVLFQALHCEKRYLRIHDDGLNGETAFVDVSTSENLNRLVDIGKSLLKRQVCKVNVETGKNEPDSKNRGTNEEELIYFARMLSEERKARLLKEGDLA